Within Desulfobacter sp., the genomic segment AGCAGGGCATCATCGTAAAAGGGGAAATTTGTCACCCCGAAATTGTCGTGCCAGTGACGGATTTCCTTAAACACATGGGCCGGGGATCGCCGCCTAAGTTTCGGCTCCAGAAAGGAGGAGGCGCAGTATTCGCATGAAAAGGGGCAGCCCCGGGAGGTGAGGATGGGGGCATAGGCCAAATGGTCCTGCAGGTCCAGGGCCGGAAATGGCCAGTGGTCCAGGTCGCCGGGGTCGGGAATGCGGTCCATGGCAAATCCGGTAAATTCCAGAATCAGCTGGGCCAGTTCCGGTTCTCCGGGGCCGGTGATCACCCGGTCGGCCCCTGAAAATTCTTCGGCGTGGTCCCGGCACAGGCTGGCGTAAATGCCGCCCAGCACCACAGGCACGCCGGGCAGAAATTCTTTTACGGCGGCGATGGTTTCGGCAACCCCCGATGCCCAATAGGTCATCAGGGAGGTTACCATGACCAGGTCGGGCCTGTCCCCTGCGGCCAGGGTTTCAAGGTCGGCTTCAATCCATTCCTTGGGTGTGCCGTACCGGCTGAAGGTTTTGGTTTCCCCGGGCAGATGGGCCGCCATGGGGCCGGGCAGGTCAATGGGGGTCTTGTCAAAGGGGCCCCGGCCGTCCCGCTGGACTTTGGCCGGACGGGTCCGTTTGGGATGAAACCGGTTCATGCAGTCCAGATAGGAGACCCTCACCCCGTTCTGCCTGAGGATGGCCGCCATGGAGAGCAGCCCCAGGGGTTTGGCCCAGAAGTCAAAGGCGGCAAAGTCGTGGATCCAGGGATTGACGCAGAGAATATGGGGGGGATCAGTCTTCAAAATACTTCATGGAGGTCTTTTTCAATTCCTCCCGGGAAAAGAGCAGGGAATAGGTATCTTCTTTTATGGCGTTGGATATTTTTTCGACAATGGCGTAACACTCTTCTTCGGTGGCGCCGTGTACCATGGTGTAGAGGTTGTTGTCCCAGTCCGTCGCCGGATTGCGGCGGTAGCAGTGGGTGACTTCCCTGAAGGACGCCATGATGGGGCCGACCTCTTCCACCCGGTCCTCGGGGATCTTCCAGGCCACCATGGCATTGGCTTTATAGCCGGATTTCTGGTGCTTGAGGGTGGCGCCGAACCTGCGGATCATCTTCTTTTCATTGAGGTCCTTGAGGACCTTTAAGAATTCATCCTCCGTAATGCCGATCTGTTCGGCCATCTCCAGAAAGGGGCGCTTGGTTACGGGGATGTCGGTCTGCAGCAGGGCAATGATTTTTTTTTCCAGGTCTGTAAGGTCGGTCATATTCTATTTTGTTTTCCTGATTCCGTTGGAATTTATGTTTGAACGAATAATTCTGCCTGTTTGGGGGTGGGTTGTCAATATAAAATAAGGCCCGGGCATTGTGGCTCACCTGGCGGATGAATCCCCCAGGTTTTCTGGAGCCTTACCTGGCTGGGGGGCCTCATAAACAATACTATCGGTCCCCCACAGTCTGTTTATCCGGTGTTCGATCTGGGAAGAGAGGCCGCTGGTCCAGAATTCCATCATTCCATGGGCTTCGGATTCATTGTGACGGTTTGATTCATACAGGCGTCTTTTCAGCTCTTTAGCAACGGGTACGGCGGTATCAATTATATCCGCCCTGCCGCTGGATACCTTTTCAATGGCCTGTTTTAAAAACGAAAAATGGGTACACCCGAGAACAATTTGATCACACCCTTTCACCAGCAGGGGATGAATATATTTTGTTGCAATCCGCTCTGCTTTTTCACTGTTATGATTCAGGTGTTCAACCAGGTCCACAAATTCAGGGCAGGCCTGCACTTCGATTTTTATCTGTTTTGAAAATCTGGCTTTGAGAGATTTAAAGGAATCGCTATCCAGTGTCTGGGCGGTGGCCAGCACGCCAATGATGCCGTTATTGCTTTTCAATGACGCTGGCTTTATGCCGGGTTCGACACCGACAATGGGAATTAAAAACTTGGATCGGAGACGCTGTATTGAGGTCACCGTTGCTGTGTTGCAGGCCACCACAATTGCCTTGCATCCCCTATTGATTAAGAATTCTGCAATGTATTCCGACCGCTTGTTAATCAGCGGCCCTGGTTTATTCCCATATGGGGAAAAATGAATATCCGCAAAGTATGTGATATGCTCGCCGGGAAGAATCTCCTTGATGGCGTGACAAATCGACAGGCCGCCGACACCTGAATCAAATACGCCTATGGGGTTTGATTTTATCATGGGGCTTCCATCCTCAGCCGGTCCTGCCCTGGATCTTATTGTACCGGGCCTATCTGTCCTTTTGTTTATTCTTGTTCTTGAACCTGTTTTTCAAACAGCTCCGGATAGAGTTCCCGGGCACAGTCCGGACAGATACTGTGGGTGAATTTTGCGTCCGAATGTTTGGTGATATACAGGTCGACTTGATGCCAATACCCCTCGTCGTCCCTGATTTGTTTGCATTTTGAACAGATTGGCAATATCCCCCTGAGCTGGGTTATTTCGGTGAGTGCGGCTTCAAGTTCTTCGTTTCTCCGGGACAGCATGGTTTGGATAAGGGCAAGCTCATGCCATCTTCTGATGGCGAAAATCAAAAATGCAAAGCCGAGAAAAATGGATACGGTCAGAATTTCGTCAGCTTCCCAGTTTTCATATCGCATGGAAAATGCGATTATTCGCTCCATGATATCATATTGGGATGCAATTATGTATACAAGAACAACGGCGGCAATAATGATCAGCAGTTCGGTTTTTTTCTTTTGCTGCAGCCTGGTTAACTCCCTGTTGAATTCTTTATTCGTCATGTCCACACTCGTTATCGGTACCAATTTGATAAAATGCGTCTGTTTTTTATATTCAGATCCATCTAAATTGTTTAGGCGCAAAAGCGGTAAAGAAAGGTTTTATAGGAGATAACCATTCCCGGTGACAAAAGGCAAGGAAATAAACTTCGCTGTCCTTTATTTTCGTTGTGGACCCATAGGGCTTAGGCGGCTTTACCGTGCGACCGTTTTCTCATGAAGCAGTGCCAGTTCCGTGCGGGTGTTTTCCGGTTTGAGTCGAATACGGCCGTGGTCAGGGTGAGGATTTCAAACCAGGGCTCCACGGCCCGGACAATGTCCAGGGCCGAGCGCATGGGCGGGCCCTGATTCCTGGGCGGGGCGTCTGCGCTGCCCAGGAAACTGAGCCAGAGGCCTTGGGCCGCCATGTGGCGGTGGACGTTTTGGGCAAAGGCGGCCCGGTCATCGGGATCATCAAAGGAATGAAAACAGCCCCTGTCAAAGACAAAAGAGAAGTCTGTTGTATCGAGGTGTTCCCTTAAAAAGTCCATTTCCATGAAACAGGCCGCTATATTTTCGGCCCGGGCATTGGCCCGGGCCTTTTCAAGGGCAAAAGGAGAGAAATCAATGCCGGTGACCTCAAAGCCCTGGCCGGCCAGCCACAGGGCGTTAACACCGGTGCCGCAGCCCAGTTCCAGGGTTTTGCAGGGTTCTATGGGATACCCGGCCACCCAGCCCATAAGGTCATTGTCCGGCCGGTCCAACTCCCAGGGGGGTGCTCCGGTTTCGTATAGATGGTTGAACCGTTCCCGTTTTGAATCCTCTCTCTTTTCTGCCATGGCGGCCTCTATAGGTCTTTCTTTTTATCAGGGAAAAGCGCCATGATGGCCGTTTCCGATGCCTCGCAGATCCCCCGTTCGGTGATGAAGCCGGTGACCAGGCGGGCCGGGGTCACATCAAAGGCGTGGTTGGCGGCCGGGCTGTCTGCAGGAGGCACCAGCACACTCTGGATTTTTCCCTCGCACAGCCCCTGGACATACCGGATTTCGTCCGGGTCCCGCTCTTCAATGGGGATGTCTTTGACCCCGTCGGTGATCTCCCAGTCAAAGGTGGAGGAGGGCAGGGCCACGTAAAAGGGGATATCATTGTCCTTTGCGGCCAGGGCCTTGAGGTAGGTGCCGATCTTGTTGGCCACGTCCCCGGCCCGGGTGGTCCGGTCCGTGCCCACGATGACCAGGTCCACCATGCCGTGCTGCATGAGGTGGCCCCCGGCATTGTCCGTGATCACGGTGTGGCTGATGCCGTGTTTGCCCAGTTCCCATGCGGTCAGCCGCGATCCCTGGTTCAGGGGGCGGGTCTCGTCCACCCATACATGGATGTTTATGCCGGCGTCAAAGGATGTGTACATGGGGGCGGTGGCCGTTCCGTATTCGATGCAGGCCAGCCACCCGGCGTTGCAGTGGGTGAGGATGTTCACGGGCTCCCCGTTTTTCTTTTCTGCGATCTCCCGGATGATGGCCAGGCCGTATTCGCCGATTTTCCGGCAGTTGACCGCCTCTTCCTCCACCACTTCAAGGGCTTCGGCCAGGGCCGTTTTTACCCGGGCCTCGTAATCCTTTTCCCCTATGGCCTTTTCCATGACCCGGTCCACCCCCCAGACCAGGTTGGTGGCCGTGGGCCGGGCCGCCTTGAGGCGGTCGCACTGGGTCTGGAACCAGGCATCATCTGCGCCCTTATTGCCTTCCTGTACCAGGATGACGTAAACCCCCAGGGCGCCGGTGGCGCCGATGAGGGGGGCCCCCCTGACGTACATCTCTTTTATGGCGTGGATGACGGCATCCACCGTTTTCAGGTCTTCGATGATCAGTTCATGGGGGAGAAACCGCTGGTCAATGACCTGTACGGTTTGGGTTTCCCGGTCGAACCAGATGGGTCGCATATCCTTTCCGTCCACCTTCATGTAAATCTCTCCGTAAATGCTTTATATTCGTTTAAAATGTTTTTATAAAATTATCCGCTTCGGTAATTGATTTGTTCATATCTGAAATCAGGCTTGTCACCTCTTTTTCAATGGAGACCACTTCCCCGCCCAGGGCGCCCACGGCCCGGGCGTTGAGGTTGTGCTTGAGGTAGAGCACATAATCGTTGAGCTTGGTCAGCACCGGGTACATGCCCTTGGTGGACTGGTTCATGGCTGCCGCCAGCCGCTGGTACTTGGATCTGGCATCGGCCAGGGAGGCCCGGCTGGAGGATTTGAGTTTTCTGTCCTTCATCTGGTTGATCTCGTTTTGCCACTCTGTAAATAGGTCCGAGGCCACGGTTTCCACCTTGTCAATTCGTTTTTCAATCTGGTCCGCCCTGGATTCGCAGTCCTCGTAACTGGATTTCAGCCGTTTGTAAAAGGATTCCAGGTCCCCGCCGTCAAAATTGGTGATCTCCTTGATCCGGGTGAGGGCGTCCTTGAACTCTTCCTGGGCCTTGGTCTGGCTGTCCTGGACATCTTCCACATTGTCCTTGAGCAGGTGGCGTTTTTCCTTTCCCAGTTTTTCCATGGCGGAGTAGTACACCGTCTGGCAGCCGCTGAGGGCCAGGAAGGCGAGAACGATCAGAATGCTTGTCAATTTTGTGCGTCCGGGTTTCATAGCATCTCTCTCCTAAAATATCTTTGGTTATTACAGATCGGTTAGCATTCTTATACCAGATGGTTTGGATTTTATTAACGCTTTTCTTTTTCCGGGAACCGGACCGGATTTGGGTTGACTTTGGCGGCTGGAAACGCCAGAAAAAAACAATACACTTAAAAAGGAATGGATGAGATGCAAAAAGATATACTGCCCCGGGACAGGGATCCCATGGGGGCCATGCTCGGTGATTATCTGGCCGGAGACACAACGGCCTTTTTGACGGTGGAATCCCCGCTGCTGGAGATGTCCGAAATGGATGGGGCCACCATGTTTCGGGACCGGGATGAAATGAGTGAACTGGAATTGAGGGCCATGGATCTCTGCCGGGGTAAGATCCTGGATGTGGGGGCGGGCAGCGGCTGCCACAGCCTGGAACTCCAGGCGGCCGGCCGTGATGTCACCGCCCTGGATATTTCTCCCGGCTGCATGGCCGCCATGGCCGCCCGGGGGGTGGAACAGCGGGTGCTGGACAGTCTGTTCAACCTGACCAAGGGGCATTTCGACACCCTGCTCATGCTCATGAACGGCATCGGCATCTGCGGGACCATTGCCGGACTCAATTATTTTTTCCAGCATATCCGCAGCATCCTGACCCCGGGGGGGCAGGTGCTGGCCGATTCCACGGATCTGGCGGCCATGCATACCCGCCTGCCCCTGATGCCCGGTGAAGAGGAAGCCTATTATGGGGAGACGGAGTTTGTGATGTCATACAAGGGCATGGCGTCCGAGCCCTTTGACTGGCTTTATATCGACTATGCCACCCTGGCCTTTTATGCCCGGTTCCACGGCTGGAAATGCGAGCAGGTCATGACGGGCGGGGATGGAAAATTCCTGGCACGGATTTATTAATTGAAGGGCAGGCGGGGATGGGTGTATACTTATAATGACGCTTACCTGACATGCAAAGGAGATTATTATGAGTATTTCCCCTTTGAGCACCAAAGAAAAGTTTGAAATCCAGAAATACAGCAAGGCCGCCAATGTTGAACGGAACACCCATGTCCCCTTTTCGGGATCACCGCGAAAGCACCCATGGGACCCGGAACGCTTTATTCTTGTGGCGGATCCATTCACCCCCAACACCTTTTATTATGAATTTAAAATTGCGGACATTGGCTGTGCCGAAGAGCTGCCCAGCATCACCAATATTGACGGCGAATCGGTGCCCATGGCCCGGATCTGGGTGGCCAAAAAACGCGTGGGCATCCGCTGCACTCCCTTTGTCATTGATGAAATCAAAGGCTGAAAAGGGTATCTATGGGTTTTTTGCCCTCTTTGCCAACTCATCCAGCTTGACCTTTTCTTTCAATGCTTTTTTTCTGGCATCGGCTATCTGCCCGTTGATCTTTTCAACCAGTTTTTTCGCCATCTTTGACTCCAGTCCGCCCTCCCGCTCACTGATGGACGCCAAACGCTCCTTTGCCATGTCGATGGTCTTTTCCACCTGCTTTTCTGCCGCCGAAACCCTGGTGATGGCATGTTCGAGTTCATCATGGATGGCGGCCAGTTCCCCTGCCTCACCTTCTTCCGGGGCCGCATCAAGATCAATGGGGATCGCCGCCATTGTCATGGCGGTGTTCCGAAGTCCCTGGATCAGGGGTTCCGGTTCAAATTTTCCAAGAATGGCCGGCGCCCCGTTTTTAAGGATAAAGGGGAGGAAGACGATGTCAGCATCCTTTGATTTATCAAGAATGGTCCCCGGATTCAGCCCGAGGACCACCGAGGGGGAGGCGTCAATGCGGTAATCATCCAAAATCTCCGCCAGCTCTCTTTTGACATCTTTGTTTTCCCGGTCATAATTGACCGCCAGAAGATTGATTTCGGCGGAGGCGGCCCGTTTGTCACGGGTCACAAGATATGCCAGCAGCAGCATCAGCCGGCTGCTGTCGTCGCCGTTCCACCAGACATCGATCCGACGGATGGTGTCTTCCGGGGGGCTGCCTGATCCGGCCGTCTGGTTCATATTGGGCAATAGGATGTTGCATCGGGCCTGTACGGCCGACTTTAAATATTTATTCAGGCGCTGTTTTTCCTTTTCCCCTGCGTATGCGCCTTGGAAATCCTTCCAGTTGAAAATAGCGGTATTCGCCTTTATCGGACCGAGGCCATAGGTTTGGAAAAGCGTCGTTACCGCCGTATCAATCCCCATTGCAGAGACGGCCAGGGGGAAGGCGCTGGATTTTTCCGCCTTTATCGCCTCTTTTAATTGATCAAGGGCGGCCTGACGCTGTTTCATGGCCAATAGCCCCTTCCCCCGGACCAGCTTCACAGCGGTTGAAATACCGCTGCCGCCTTCAAGCAAATCAGAGAACCGGAGGAGTTCCGGCAGATGCAGAGGGTTGTAGGAAAGGATTATAATATAAGGCCGCCACTCTCTTGGGTGCGCCATGTCTCCCCATGCATTCAATAGGTTATACCTGACCCGCTGCAGGTGGTAGGACCGCTGGCTGTCGGCCCATCGGGCAGGGCCCTCCACCCGGCTCAGGTATTGATAGATGGCAAAAAGCACGGCAGTTGAGGCGATTCCGGTTCTGATATCAATGGCCAGCATTACCCCGAGGCAGGCCAGAAAACCGGCCATGCTGACGTAGCGGTGGTACCATTTGAAACGCGGCCTGAATGAAGGGCTCTGGGTAGAGGCTTCAAAATATGTGGCGTAATTCAGCAGCCCGTATGAAATTAGAAAGAACATGGAAACAATTCCGGCGATCAGGTCAAGCTGCCCGAGGGAAATGACGCCTGCAGCAAGGGCGAGGGATAAAAGGACCCCCTTTCTGGGGTTGTTTGCCGGACCGTATCCCTTTGCAAAGGGAGTCAGGCTTTTAAAAATTTTGTCCGCTGAAAGGGATTGCAGAATTCTGGGGGCCCCCAGAAATGAGGCCATGGCAGAGGAAAGGGTGGCGGCGATAACACCCGCATCGATCAAGAACCCTGCGGCGGCTGTCTTCTTCATGGCATCATAGTCGGTTACAAGGCTGTCCATTGTATTTGAAGCCGAAAAGATAATGGCGGCAGAGAAATAGACTGCAATGGAAAGACCGACCGCCGCAAACGTCCCGGACGGAAGGCTTTTTCCCGGATCTTCCAGGTCCCCGGACATGCTGACACCTTGGGTAAATCCCGTGACTGCCGGGAAAAAAATGGCAAAAAGCGGCCAAAATCCCATTTTCGGTTCTGATACGGACCAATTTTCAATGAGCAGGCCCGTATCCCAGTTCTGAATGCCCCCCGCATAAAAAGAGGCCAGAGCAAGTACCAGGAAACCCATGACCACATATTGAAATTTGGTTGCCAGATCCGCGCCGAACCATGCAAGAACAAATAGGAACAATACCGCGGCAAATCCAATCGCCTGGGAGGAGATTTGGGTACCCGAGGCCTGGAGAAGCCCCTCGACGGCCTCCCCGAATCCAATGCAATAAAATCCGATGGATACGGATTGTGCCAGGAAAAGCACAAGACCGATGGCACCGCCGAACTCTTTTCCCAATGTCCGGGAAATCAGGTAATAATCCCCCCCTCCCTTTACCTTCATATTTGTTGCAATGGCAGCCAGGGAAAAGCTGGTAAGGATCGATATAAGGTTTGCCACGGCCATGATCATCAGCGCAGGCCCCAGGCCCGAACTGCCCACCACATACCCGTGCCGCCGAAAGAGAATAATGCCCAGAATTGTCAGGATGCTGGGGGTGAACACACCCGAAAACGTGCCGAGTTTTTCAGTGGTTTCATTTTCCATAAAGACTCCACTTACAGCGGGCGTTTGCCCGCGGGGCGCATTGGTTTTTACACTCACAGAACAATGGAATCACCCTACCATTGACCGGTGCTGAAATCAACTGGGCGGAGGGCCCCATGGGAACCGCTGTGTTGATGATCCGCCACCGGGGGAAATGGATCTCCCCAACGTTAAAGATATTCATGGAAGAAACCAGGGCATTTTTTGCTAACCGCCGGTAAAAATATATGGCCTCGTCTTCTTCCATAGAGCCGAGAAAAAATCACCGGCAGACTTGCTTTACAATATGCTTTGGGTAAAACCCGGCGGCGGCACGGGCGGGTGCTTCCGTTAAAGCATTCCCGCTCGTCCTGAGCGGGAATGCAGCGAATCGCCTGCCGTCTTTGCCGTCCTGGCAGCCAACAGGCTTCACGCCACTCCAGCACCCGCCCGCACCGCCGCCTGACCACCCAGGCAGATTCGGATATTTTCAATTTTACATATTCTTACCCCTTGCAATTCTTTATGGGGTAAGGATACTCTCCAATAATCTTGATTTTAATAAACATCAAAAGTTTAAGTAATGAGCTATTTATCGAGAATATTAAAACGTCAACAACGGGTTATCGATATGCTAAAGATTGAACCCATTGAATGCTTCACAGGGTTTGGTCTTTCCCAAATTCTCGTCTTTGACGGGGCCGCTTATCATTTCCCCCCGGGCTGTGATGAACCATTAACGGTGCAAGAAGCTATTGATTCTGGGGTATACAAAGATATAAAAAAATTTGACGGTTATCACACAGCTGATGTGGAATTCTCCACTTATTATTGGGGAAAAAGGAATAAGGATAAATACGATAAGAAAACGAAAAGACAATTAGTTGAGCTTGGAATAGCCTGGCGTACACGAATTACGAACGAATTCCCAGAGGCTAAAGTTACTATTGTGGTACATTATGATGAAACAGACGGGTGGTTTTTAGACACCTTTAATTGGGATATTCAAAAAGAGTGGAATCCTAAAAATGCTGTCTGGTTATAAGCAAAAGAATGAAAAGTAAGCGGCCATTTAATACTTTAAAAGATTTGACCTGTTGGTATGCTAATAAGTGATGAATAACTTTAAGGAAATAGAAGGTGGAGTTTTAAAAGAAGTATCAACGACAAAAGCAACCTATGTTGGGATTGATAGTAAAAAAGGACCTATGGAAATAAATGGATTTTCCTTTGAATTTGATATTGGAATTTTTGTAATCGAAAATCCTTTTACGATTGTAAATCCCCAAAAAGAAAAAGCTGAAATTAGTAATTTAATTGGCCTTAAAGTAGTTTCAGCATATTGCACAAAGTCGGTGATAGGTCTGAATTTTGAAAAAGGGTATTCGCTCTCCGTTTCTATGAAAGATGAAGATTATACAGGCCCAGAAGCAGCAAGTTTTGCCCCCCATAAAGGGAACATAATTGTTTTCAACTGAGCAGCAGACAGAGTGCTTAGTCGTCAAGAGTACATTTATTACATTAGAACCTTTTCTATTCCAAGAACATGGAAAGGCAGGAGTATAATTCAGTTCATCCTTGTTCTCACCTCGGTATTTGTCATGGAAAAGTACAGTGGATTTTGAACCACGGTGGTCAGGCCTTGGGCGGGAAGGGGCCGTAAGCGGCGTTGAGGGCCGGACTGCCATGGACGGCAAAAAGGCCGGACCGAACGCTTTGTAGCGGTCAGGAGGCCCTGGAAATCAAATTGTGTAACTGCTCATAGTTCTATAAGTTACCAAGAACTTACAATGAAGGATGAGCACACACATGGACAAAAAGAAACTTGAAGCTCTGGCAAAGGAACTTGCCAAAGATGTTAAATCAGAAAAAGATCTCTCAGCACTCACCAGTGAAATCGTCAAGCTGACAGTCGAGACGGCTTTAAATGCCGAGATAGAGGATCATCTGGGCTACCCCAAAAATAGCCCAGATGGCCGTAACTCTGGCAACAGTCGTAACGGCCATACCTCGAAAACGCTCAAGGGCGATTTCGGCCATATAGAGATAAAAACACCCAGGGATAGAAACGGTACCTTCGAACCCCAGTTTGTTAAAAAAGGCCAAACCCGGCTGACCCAGTTCGATGATCAGATCCTGGCGTTATATGCCAAAGGAATGACCACCCGAGACATTGTTGCCACCTTCGATGAAATGTATGGGGCCAAAGTCTCTCACACTCTGATTTCCAAAGTGACCGACTCTGTTATTGACCAAGTCCATGCCTGGCAGAACAGGCCACTGGATGATATCTATCCAATCATTTATCTGGATTGCATTGTTATCAAGGTCCGTCAGGACAACCAGGTCGTCAACAAATCCGTATACATTGCATTAGGTATAAACTCTGAAGGTTATAAAGAACTCATGGGGCTGTGGATCGCAGAGACCGAAGGGGCCAAGTTTTGGCTATCTGTTCTCACTGAACTACAAAACAGAGGGTTGAAGGACATATTCATTGCCTGTGTGGATGGACTCAAGGGATTCCCTGATGCTATCAAGACGGTTTATCCGGAAGCAAAAATCCAGCTTTGCATTGTTCATATGGTCAGAAACTCCCTGAAATATGTTACTCACAAAGACAAGAAGTCAGTGGCGACAGCCCTTAAAGCCATCTATAATTCAGCCACATTGGCAGATGCGGAAAAGGCTCTGGATGATTTTTCTGAACGATGGGATTCGAAATATCCGCCCATTAGTAAATCCTGGCGCAGCCATTGGGACAATTTGATCACTATTTTTGATTATCCTCAGGAGATCAGGCGGATTATCTATACAACAAATGCCATTGAATCCTTGAATAGCGTTATCAGAAAGGCGATAAAAAACCGCAAAATTTTTCCAAGTGATAAATCGGCTTGTAAAATTATCTATTTAGCAATAATCTCTGCTTCAAAGAAATGGAGTATGCCGCTTCAAAAATGGAAGCCAGCGATGAATCGGTTTGCTATCGAATTTGAGGGCAGATTTCATGTATAGGAAAATTTGCAGTTACACAGAATGGCTTCCAGGCTCGGTCAGGACGACCGCGGAAATTTAGCGGCGGCCCCTTCCCGTTCAAGGCCGGGTGTGTGTCTAACTGCCAATCAGGCTGCGGATGAAGGGGGCGGTGGCGTCCACCCCTTTTTCCTCCACCTCCCGGATGGTCTGGGATCCCACCACGGCGATGTCGGCCTTGCCTTTGAGGAAATCGATATCCGCCTTTTCCTTTACACCGAAGCCTACGGCCAGGGGCAGGTCGGTGGCTTTCCGGCATCGGCCGAGATAGGCGGCCATGTCCTGGGAGAATTGCGTCTCCTTTCCCGTCACCCCTTTTCTGGCCAGGCAGTAGATGAATCCTTTGGCATGGCTGTCGATCATTTTCATGCGCGGGTCCGTGGTTTCCGGGGAGTAGATGAAAATGGGAGACAGATTGTTTTTTTCCATGGCGGAGAGGTAGTCGCCGGCCTCTTCCGGGGGCAGGTCCGGGACAATGGCACCCTGCATGCCCATGGCCGCCATCTCTTGGGCAAACGCGTCCATCCCGTATTTGTAGGGGATGTTGGCATAGCTCATGAACAAAAAGGGGATGTTGAAATCCGCCGCCGCCTTCCGGGCGAAGTCCATGCATTTTTTCACGGTGGACCCCCTTTCAATGGCCTGCTGGTTGGCCTTGAGGATGACCGGTCCGTCGGCCATGGGCTCGGAAAAGGGGATCTGGAGTTCCATGAGGTCCACCCCGGCTTCCACCATCTGGGCCACGATCTCATAGGAGGCCTCAAAGGAGGGATAGCCCATGACGATATGGGTCATTAAAAGGATCTCTTTTTTCTGCAGCCGGTCGCGGATATAGGATTCAAGGGGGCCGTCCCCCGGTATGCTAGTCATTGTACTCTCCTGCTTTAGATCGGATAAAGTCTTTCCATTTGGGGTCGCCGATGGCGTCGGCCACGGTGAAGATATCCTTGTCCCCCCGGCCGGACTGGTTGATGATAATGATTTCGTCTTTGGACATTTCCGGGGCCTCCTTGAATGCCCGGGCAAAGGCGTGGGAGGATTCCAGGGCCGGGATGATCCCTTCCTTTTGCATGGTCAGTTTCAGGGCCGCCACCACCTCGTCGTCGGTGGCATATTCGAACCGGGCCTTTTTCTCGTCGTGCATCCGGGCCAGTATGGGGGAAACCCCCACGTAATCCAGGCCGGCGGAGATGGAGTGGGTCTCCTTCATCTGGCCGTCGTCATCCTGGAGGAAATAGGTTTTGTACCCCTGGGCAATGCCCGGACTGGCATCCTGGGAGCAGAGGCGGGAGGCGTGCAGCCCGGACGCAATGCCCTTGCCCCCGGCTTCCACCCCCACCAGCTCCACGGGATCCTCCAGGAATCCGGAAAAGATCCCCATGGCATTGGAGCCCCCGCCCACACAGGCATATACCCGGGAGGGGAGTTTCCCTTCGACATCAAGGATCTGTTTTCTGGCCTCCTTTCCGATGATGGACTGAAAAT encodes:
- a CDS encoding amino acid permease, with amino-acid sequence MENETTEKLGTFSGVFTPSILTILGIILFRRHGYVVGSSGLGPALMIMAVANLISILTSFSLAAIATNMKVKGGGDYYLISRTLGKEFGGAIGLVLFLAQSVSIGFYCIGFGEAVEGLLQASGTQISSQAIGFAAVLFLFVLAWFGADLATKFQYVVMGFLVLALASFYAGGIQNWDTGLLIENWSVSEPKMGFWPLFAIFFPAVTGFTQGVSMSGDLEDPGKSLPSGTFAAVGLSIAVYFSAAIIFSASNTMDSLVTDYDAMKKTAAAGFLIDAGVIAATLSSAMASFLGAPRILQSLSADKIFKSLTPFAKGYGPANNPRKGVLLSLALAAGVISLGQLDLIAGIVSMFFLISYGLLNYATYFEASTQSPSFRPRFKWYHRYVSMAGFLACLGVMLAIDIRTGIASTAVLFAIYQYLSRVEGPARWADSQRSYHLQRVRYNLLNAWGDMAHPREWRPYIIILSYNPLHLPELLRFSDLLEGGSGISTAVKLVRGKGLLAMKQRQAALDQLKEAIKAEKSSAFPLAVSAMGIDTAVTTLFQTYGLGPIKANTAIFNWKDFQGAYAGEKEKQRLNKYLKSAVQARCNILLPNMNQTAGSGSPPEDTIRRIDVWWNGDDSSRLMLLLAYLVTRDKRAASAEINLLAVNYDRENKDVKRELAEILDDYRIDASPSVVLGLNPGTILDKSKDADIVFLPFILKNGAPAILGKFEPEPLIQGLRNTAMTMAAIPIDLDAAPEEGEAGELAAIHDELEHAITRVSAAEKQVEKTIDMAKERLASISEREGGLESKMAKKLVEKINGQIADARKKALKEKVKLDELAKRAKNP
- a CDS encoding IS256 family transposase; the protein is MDKKKLEALAKELAKDVKSEKDLSALTSEIVKLTVETALNAEIEDHLGYPKNSPDGRNSGNSRNGHTSKTLKGDFGHIEIKTPRDRNGTFEPQFVKKGQTRLTQFDDQILALYAKGMTTRDIVATFDEMYGAKVSHTLISKVTDSVIDQVHAWQNRPLDDIYPIIYLDCIVIKVRQDNQVVNKSVYIALGINSEGYKELMGLWIAETEGAKFWLSVLTELQNRGLKDIFIACVDGLKGFPDAIKTVYPEAKIQLCIVHMVRNSLKYVTHKDKKSVATALKAIYNSATLADAEKALDDFSERWDSKYPPISKSWRSHWDNLITIFDYPQEIRRIIYTTNAIESLNSVIRKAIKNRKIFPSDKSACKIIYLAIISASKKWSMPLQKWKPAMNRFAIEFEGRFHV
- the trpB gene encoding tryptophan synthase subunit beta translates to MKDRGYYGPFGGAFLPEILVATFDELVARFREIKNDPAFWEEYVSLMSSYSCRATPLTYAENLTRHFGGAKIYIKREDLNHTGAHKANNVMGQGLMVRKMGKKRVIAETGAGQHGVATATMAAKFGFDCTIYMGEVDVLRQRPNVFWMEQLGAEVIPVKDGTRILKDAINEAFRDWVTNMDTTHYVLGTACGPHPFPEMVSYFQSIIGKEARKQILDVEGKLPSRVYACVGGGSNAMGIFSGFLEDPVELVGVEAGGKGIASGLHASRLCSQDASPGIAQGYKTYFLQDDDGQMKETHSISAGLDYVGVSPILARMHDEKKARFEYATDDEVVAALKLTMQKEGIIPALESSHAFARAFKEAPEMSKDEIIIINQSGRGDKDIFTVADAIGDPKWKDFIRSKAGEYND
- a CDS encoding tryptophan synthase subunit alpha yields the protein MTSIPGDGPLESYIRDRLQKKEILLMTHIVMGYPSFEASYEIVAQMVEAGVDLMELQIPFSEPMADGPVILKANQQAIERGSTVKKCMDFARKAAADFNIPFLFMSYANIPYKYGMDAFAQEMAAMGMQGAIVPDLPPEEAGDYLSAMEKNNLSPIFIYSPETTDPRMKMIDSHAKGFIYCLARKGVTGKETQFSQDMAAYLGRCRKATDLPLAVGFGVKEKADIDFLKGKADIAVVGSQTIREVEEKGVDATAPFIRSLIGS
- a CDS encoding inorganic pyrophosphatase Ppa; translated protein: MSISPLSTKEKFEIQKYSKAANVERNTHVPFSGSPRKHPWDPERFILVADPFTPNTFYYEFKIADIGCAEELPSITNIDGESVPMARIWVAKKRVGIRCTPFVIDEIKG